The window CCTAGTGCTTATTGAGAATGTTAATCATACAGAAGAAAAACCATTCATAAATGAGTATGCGTCAATTAATATTCGTTaacaaatataaatttaatattagtaataaaaagttGAAGATGAGATGGACAGTACCTTGATTAAGCTTTCGATATCAGCAGGTCGAGAAGCTAAACGGTGTCGTTTGGATGAGTTCTATATCTACAGCAAACAAGCAAAAGTACCGTTGAGTTGAGCAGAATATGAAAACAAAGGTACTGAACAAAATCAGGGTTCAGGTAtacttaggtttaaatttggtccttCAACTATTTTAAATTTTTACTTTTGCCTCTAAACTTTTTATCTTTCTATTTTGGTCTTTTGAGGGTAAAACTTATTGTCAACTCGATCCCATTTCACTTTTACTCTGTATAATTCGATTTATTGAACAGTCATACTTCAACGTAACCACGTTCATTCATGTCTACATAGTGTTTCCTGGTGTAGGGTTCAAATAAGAAATTCGAAGTAAAATCACTTGTCACTTGagtagattaaaatttatttagatTGTTCATCATCATATCATATTTATGATATGACAAATTATTTAAATTGttcatcatcatatcataatcGGGTCGAGTTTGGGCCAAACCCAAACAGGTCGAACCCAAATGGGTCAGATTTTTTTAATGGACCCCAAGAGGTCGGGTCGGATTTGTGTTTAAAATATACCTGGCAATTGACACACTCAAATTTGAGTTTTTCTACCATAAATTAGTGCATTAACATGTTGTACTTGTACCGTACAACCTATTAATGCTTAGTTATGATGGATGTAATAAAAAGTATGGTAGATGCTTGTCTATTTGTTTCCATCATTTTTTATTTAGAATGATTTATTTGACTATTGTTATCAGGAGCTATATTAAACACAGTATATGCATTTGAGATAGAAAAAATATTCTTGAAAACCGAGTAAACCAAATCGAATAAACCACGAAAACCATAAACCAACCGAACGAACACCCCTAAATTAGAGTTTACAAGTCGCTTTCAGATGTAATTGAAGGCAAAGAAGGAAGAGTTCGCGAGACTCTGCTTGGTAAACGGGTCGATACTCACAATAGACCAAACAGTTGTGGTACATTTGAACAATGTGTAAAGGGCCATGATTTTAAATTACGCAGACGCAAGACACAAGTGTAAACAATGTGTGCACAAACTGTATTATCAAACAGTTGACTAATTTCTATAAATGAGACTAGGATAAACTTAATTACCAACAGTAGAACTATTATGGTGTTAGTGAGCAATAAAACACCTAATACAGTGCAACGCAGATGATATTTTCAGAAACCAAACCTTAAATTACGGATCACACAAACGAAATTTACAAGACATTAACAATCTATCGACACGACGATTGCATGCTCCAACAAAAGGATAAAAAAAGCAAAAAGAAACTAGAAAGTAATCACAATCCAAGAGTGAAATTTTACTCTATACTTGCTAAATCACAAAACTTGAGCCCAAAACTGAGATAGTTTGCTCTTTCTACTGCACCCTtggcctttattattattattcctaattaCTTATTCTCCATACTCATCTCACCAAACCTGCATCAaaaattaatttaaaataaaaaagtTAAACACAATATACATAATAAAAAAACCCAACAATCTTAAATTTGTCAACACACCAACAAAATCTTAAATGTAGCTAACTGTTATTCTATTTTTTCTCTTGTAAGAGTCTTAAAATACCTTTATTAAGATCTGCACGCTCAAATTTTCGTGATGGCCCAGTTCCGTTGATCCTCGAATCTAGCACCAGGACAATGTATGGCTAAATGGCCAGGTCGGTTGCATTTATAACAAATATTGGGTGCACCAGCATTTGGACAGTTTGTAATATTATGGCCTACAACACCACACTTGGTGCAGCTACTACCAAATCCAGAACCACCAAATTGACCCATTTGACTCATTGACCCATTTAGACCCATTTGAACCattgacccattttgacccatgtGAACCATTGACCCAATTTGACCCATTGACCCAATTTGACCCAATTGACTTGCTGGCAACACAGCTAGCTGACCAACACTATTACCACTCCCCATGTTAACACTACAAGGTGCAATTACAGAATTCGGTCCATTTTTCTTAAGCGAATCCAGAAAAAAGCTCGTGTCTGATGAAAAATCTGTTTTCTCTGCTCTAACAACAGTAGACTTCACATGTTGTTCATCGTTAAATGTCTCTTCTTTCACTTTTAGCTTGAGATTATATTTAGTATGAAGAACATTTCTTACGATTTCTGCAAATCTATCTTCATCTTGTTCTTCATATTTGATTGAATACAATTCTTTAGCAGAAATACCCATTATCTTTTCACCCGCTTCTTGAAACGCAGTTACCCAAATTAACCCAGTATGATCTTGAATCTGTAACCCTAAAATGTACCTGTAATCACACTGATCAACCGTCTGCTCACACGAATCACATCGCCATTTTCCATCACCGTTATTTATAACTTTTTTGCTGCACGTTCGATTGTCCCTCGTTAACGGGCACGCAGTGTAGCAAAAGTTTTCAACTCTCATATACCATATGGTGGCCCCCACTGTGATCCAGTCAGCATTCTCGTGGGTCCCGAGCTGTTCATCTTTAATCTGAGAAAGAGTTTTTCGTACGACTGAATCTTTAGTTAACGAAACAGACGGGGTGTTTCTACCGACTTTATCAAACCAGTCCCTGAGTTTATGAGCCTCGGGGTAATCAGGTTCGATATAAAGCTGGCTCGAGTACATGGTTCCAACCGTTTTACCGTTAAAGTCACTAACTTTAGCCGCTTTTATAGCCAAAACAGGAAACAAACCCGATTCACAAATGTTTTGTATTTTATGTCCTTCTGTAGTACTAAAGTTTCCCCATAAAGTAACTTCGACACTTTTTCCAGAATCATCCTTCAAATTTAGGGTTCGTTTTTGAGTTTCCGTATCGTTTTTTGTCCTTATGGTGACCGAAGGTGACACACTAAAAACGACACCGATTATATCCGAAATGGTATTATTATCCAAACCTTCGATTACAGCAATCGGCTGAAAATGAAATTGCTGATTTGGAATCAAACTGTCATCATCGAAACAAGGCTGTATTGTTGAAGTGCGATCCAGTATAATCTGATGATCATTCTTTAAGTGATTATAAGCTTTTTGAGCAGGTTTTAAATTTCCTTTCGAAAGTATATATACTTTACCAGCCTCAATCTGATCGTAAAATTGATCAACAACGTCGTTAAAACACGTCGCTCTTATTTCGCCACCATCAGAATCGAGCAGGTCAAACGAGAAGACTTTTCCTTCGCCTTTTGCATTGTTATAGTGTCGAACTTCTGCTTTCGAAGTCACTCGCGCTTTAATACTCCACCTACCTTGATACGGGTTCAAAGCAGCAATGGGGATAATATTCGACAGGGATTCATTTTTAGCCGTGGGTCCCCTGTTCATATAAATCGAAGGTCGTTGAACTGAACTTGTATAACTGTTTGCAGGCTGACGTGGCATAGCAGAAACAGGATCTGGTCTTGAATGCATAGAAGGGGCATTTGACAAAGTACTAGGAACGTTACTGCAAGGGCGTAAACCTGCACTGTGTCCGTATTGCTGAGGGTAAACTGGTAAATTTACACTAGCGTTCGCTTGTGGAACAAATGCAGCACGTGAAGCGTTCACGAAGGTTTGAGGATTATTGGTCGCTGCTGGCTGATTAATCGACTGAATAGGAGCTGCATTGGTTGCTGCTGGTTGATTAATCGACTGAATAGGAGCTGCAGACCTGTCTGCAAGTGGCTCACCAATAATATTGCACGTTTCTTGTAGCACATCAAGTTGAAGGGCTATTACAATGctgaaaaaatttatataaaactgTTAAGACTATTTTACAACTGCCAAATTATAAACAGCAATTTGTGCATATGATAATGGTAAAGTAATAGCATTATAAAGTGCATTGTTCCGAGTAAAAGGTAATATAAAACAAAGTTAATACTATTAAGT of the Rutidosis leptorrhynchoides isolate AG116_Rl617_1_P2 chromosome 5, CSIRO_AGI_Rlap_v1, whole genome shotgun sequence genome contains:
- the LOC139849970 gene encoding replication protein A 70 kDa DNA-binding subunit A-like — its product is MPIALTENALNIMFEGNSELKPVLQIIEIRTIIQKNSPNERYGLRLSDGSGRKQGMLATQYNEFVKNQRLQIGSIIKLNEYTVNSVHGRGIVIALQLDVLQETCNIIGEPLADRSAAPIQSINQPAATNAAPIQSINQPAATNNPQTFVNASRAAFVPQANASVNLPVYPQQYGHSAGLRPCSNVPSTLSNAPSMHSRPDPVSAMPRQPANSYTSSVQRPSIYMNRGPTAKNESLSNIIPIAALNPYQGRWSIKARVTSKAEVRHYNNAKGEGKVFSFDLLDSDGGEIRATCFNDVVDQFYDQIEAGKVYILSKGNLKPAQKAYNHLKNDHQIILDRTSTIQPCFDDDSLIPNQQFHFQPIAVIEGLDNNTISDIIGVVFSVSPSVTIRTKNDTETQKRTLNLKDDSGKSVEVTLWGNFSTTEGHKIQNICESGLFPVLAIKAAKVSDFNGKTVGTMYSSQLYIEPDYPEAHKLRDWFDKVGRNTPSVSLTKDSVVRKTLSQIKDEQLGTHENADWITVGATIWYMRVENFCYTACPLTRDNRTCSKKVINNGDGKWRCDSCEQTVDQCDYRYILGLQIQDHTGLIWVTAFQEAGEKIMGISAKELYSIKYEEQDEDRFAEIVRNVLHTKYNLKLKVKEETFNDEQHVKSTVVRAEKTDFSSDTSFFLDSLKKNGPNSVIAPCSVNMGSGNSVGQLAVLPASQLGQIGSMGQIGSMVHMGQNGSMVQMGLNGSMSQMGQFGGSGFGSSCTKCGVVGHNITNCPNAGAPNICYKCNRPGHLAIHCPGARFEDQRNWAITKI